One part of the Clostridium thermosuccinogenes genome encodes these proteins:
- the alr gene encoding alanine racemase, with product MKTLVIEKEKLKHNIDILKSMTSSTIIAVLKGNGYGLGIVEFARFLLDNGIDYFAVSEISEAIKLREEGFENNILLLTPASSDEEAETIVQYNIIPSIGSLNSATLINEAGKRLDRIIDVHLKIDTGFGRFGFIWNSIGDCHSFLKSLENIRIVGTYSHLSFSFSKKAKLIQVQYERFLKCVEGLNQNGIRTGMLHIANSCAFLQYESMHLDAVRIGSAFLGRIPIENKYGLNRIGYMKSKIIELKELPKGYYIGYANTYKTKRPTRIGIVPVGYKDGFGVEKTKDTFRFLDILRYIYHDLKLFNKRIYVRVKGKKAKVLGRISMYNIVIDTTDLDVSIGDEVLLDVNPVLIETSIKREYL from the coding sequence ATGAAAACACTGGTGATTGAAAAGGAAAAACTAAAGCATAATATTGATATATTAAAATCCATGACGAGTTCAACCATTATCGCCGTTTTAAAAGGAAACGGTTATGGCCTGGGCATAGTGGAATTTGCCCGGTTTCTGCTGGATAACGGGATAGATTATTTCGCTGTATCGGAGATAAGCGAAGCGATAAAACTCAGGGAAGAAGGCTTTGAAAACAATATACTCCTTCTCACCCCTGCCAGCAGTGACGAAGAAGCTGAGACTATAGTCCAATACAACATAATACCTTCCATAGGTTCCTTGAATTCTGCCACTTTGATAAACGAAGCCGGAAAACGCCTCGACAGGATAATTGACGTCCATCTGAAAATCGATACCGGCTTCGGAAGGTTTGGTTTTATCTGGAATTCCATAGGAGACTGTCATTCCTTTTTGAAATCTTTGGAGAATATAAGGATAGTCGGAACCTATTCCCATCTGTCCTTTTCTTTCTCCAAGAAAGCAAAGTTGATACAGGTGCAATATGAGAGATTTCTAAAATGCGTTGAAGGATTGAATCAAAACGGTATTAGGACCGGCATGCTGCATATAGCAAATTCCTGCGCTTTTTTGCAATACGAGAGCATGCATCTTGATGCTGTGAGAATCGGTTCAGCTTTTCTTGGCAGGATACCCATCGAAAACAAGTATGGCTTGAATAGGATCGGGTACATGAAATCCAAAATAATAGAACTCAAAGAGCTGCCAAAAGGATATTACATCGGATATGCCAACACATACAAAACCAAGCGGCCAACCCGTATCGGCATAGTTCCGGTTGGATACAAGGACGGGTTTGGAGTGGAGAAAACAAAGGATACTTTCCGGTTCCTGGACATACTGAGGTATATCTATCATGACCTGAAGCTATTTAATAAAAGAATATATGTGCGTGTAAAGGGCAAAAAGGCTAAAGTCCTTGGACGCATCAGCATGTATAATATCGTTATAGACACTACGGATCTTGATGTAAGCATCGGCGACGAAGTTTTACTGGATGTCAATCCTGTTTTGATCGAAACCTCCATCAAAAGAGAGTACTTATGA
- a CDS encoding Spo0E family sporulation regulatory protein-aspartic acid phosphatase yields MSPHKSKSSLYEKICVLRVELERLLDKESTSSINVLKLSKELDKYIESYYKFQGITQNI; encoded by the coding sequence ATGTCCCCGCATAAGTCTAAATCTTCTCTATATGAGAAGATTTGCGTTCTTAGAGTGGAATTGGAGCGCTTGCTTGATAAAGAAAGTACGAGTTCGATCAACGTTCTGAAATTGAGCAAAGAGCTGGACAAATACATAGAAAGTTATTACAAGTTCCAAGGTATCACACAAAATATATAA
- a CDS encoding glutamate-5-semialdehyde dehydrogenase, with amino-acid sequence MDELILKGEKAKKASYKLANLSSLIKDDALKKMSELLIKEKAKILEANAIDVQNAVDRGIKGALIDRLTLNEKRIAAMAEGLLQIAALPDPVGEVVSMWKRPNGLQIGQKRVPIGVVGMIYEARPNVTVDAAGLCIKSGNAVILRGGSEAINSNKAIISVIDTALAEAGMPEGTVQLIEDTSRETVARMMKLNKYIDVLIPRGGEGLINSVVQNSTVPVIQTGTGNCHVYVDGDADLDMAERIIVNAKTSRPGVCNAAETMLVDEAVAQEFLPKVLKTLQGLNVEIRGCERTRAIYSDCLPAAEEDWDKEYLDYILAVKVVGGIDEAIDHINRHGTKHSEAIVTTNYNKAQRFLNEIDAAAVYVNASTRFTDGGEFGFGAEIGISNQKLHARGPVGLKELTTIKYIIYGEGQIR; translated from the coding sequence ATGGATGAGCTGATCCTCAAGGGAGAAAAGGCGAAAAAGGCATCCTATAAGCTGGCCAACCTTTCATCTTTGATAAAGGATGATGCTTTAAAAAAGATGTCGGAGCTTTTGATAAAGGAAAAGGCAAAGATACTGGAAGCAAACGCAATAGACGTTCAAAATGCTGTTGACAGGGGCATAAAAGGAGCGCTCATAGACCGGCTTACCTTAAACGAAAAGAGAATAGCCGCCATGGCGGAAGGCCTGCTTCAGATTGCTGCCCTTCCGGATCCGGTGGGTGAGGTTGTTTCCATGTGGAAGCGCCCCAATGGGCTTCAGATTGGTCAGAAAAGAGTACCCATAGGGGTTGTCGGAATGATTTACGAGGCCAGACCCAATGTAACAGTGGATGCAGCAGGCTTATGCATCAAATCAGGAAATGCCGTTATCCTGCGGGGTGGAAGTGAAGCTATAAATTCCAATAAGGCGATCATATCAGTTATCGACACTGCTTTGGCGGAGGCCGGAATGCCTGAAGGTACAGTGCAGCTTATCGAGGATACCAGCAGGGAGACGGTAGCCCGCATGATGAAGCTTAACAAGTACATAGATGTTTTGATACCGCGAGGTGGCGAAGGACTGATAAATTCGGTGGTGCAAAACTCCACCGTGCCGGTAATTCAAACGGGCACCGGCAATTGCCATGTATATGTGGACGGGGATGCGGATCTCGATATGGCCGAAAGGATAATAGTAAATGCCAAGACCAGCAGGCCTGGTGTATGCAATGCGGCTGAGACCATGCTTGTGGATGAGGCGGTAGCCCAGGAATTTCTTCCTAAGGTTCTTAAGACTTTGCAGGGACTTAATGTGGAGATCCGGGGATGCGAAAGGACCAGAGCCATATATAGTGACTGTTTGCCTGCTGCTGAGGAAGATTGGGACAAGGAATACCTGGACTACATCCTTGCGGTTAAGGTGGTAGGAGGAATAGATGAAGCCATCGATCATATAAACAGACATGGTACGAAACATTCAGAGGCCATTGTTACAACTAACTATAATAAGGCTCAGAGGTTTTTAAATGAAATAGATGCCGCAGCTGTTTATGTCAATGCTTCCACCCGGTTTACCGACGGCGGGGAATTTGGATTTGGAGCGGAAATAGGGATAAGCAATCAAAAGCTTCATGCCAGAGGACCGGTGGGGTTAAAAGAGCTTACAACAATAAAATATATCATATATGGAGAAGGACAGATAAGATAA
- the proB gene encoding glutamate 5-kinase, with protein sequence MANIREQLKDAKRIVVKVGTSTLTYDTGKMNFTRIDRLARVLSDLVNQGREVILVSSGAIGVGVGMLKLKERPHNIREKQAVAAVGQCELMHIYSKFFLEYEHIVGQILLTRDILSNDYGRENVINTFEELLKKGVIPIVNENDSVSVEEIKAGQEDTFSENDTLSAIVAKLVKADLLIILSDIDGFYDCDPRKNECSKLISVIEEITPELEKCAEGAGTKRGTGGMITKLNAAKIATSSGVNMVLTNGDNPEIIMDIINGKDIGSLFLSKSAK encoded by the coding sequence ATGGCGAATATAAGGGAGCAATTGAAAGACGCCAAGAGAATAGTTGTCAAGGTTGGGACTTCCACCTTAACCTATGATACGGGAAAAATGAATTTTACCAGGATTGATAGGCTGGCCAGGGTGCTGTCGGATCTGGTAAACCAGGGTAGAGAAGTCATACTTGTATCATCCGGAGCCATCGGTGTAGGGGTCGGGATGCTCAAACTAAAGGAGCGCCCCCATAATATACGGGAAAAGCAGGCTGTCGCTGCGGTAGGACAATGCGAGCTGATGCATATTTACAGCAAGTTTTTTCTGGAATATGAGCATATAGTAGGTCAGATACTTCTTACCCGGGATATACTGAGCAACGATTATGGACGGGAGAATGTAATAAATACGTTTGAAGAGCTGCTAAAAAAGGGCGTAATCCCGATAGTAAATGAAAATGACTCTGTTTCTGTGGAAGAAATAAAAGCCGGACAGGAGGATACCTTCAGTGAAAATGATACCTTGTCGGCTATCGTTGCAAAGCTGGTAAAGGCGGATTTGCTGATCATACTTTCCGATATAGACGGATTTTACGATTGCGATCCGCGGAAAAATGAGTGTTCAAAACTGATTTCCGTGATAGAGGAGATAACACCGGAGTTAGAAAAATGTGCCGAAGGAGCAGGCACGAAAAGGGGAACCGGCGGCATGATCACAAAGCTGAATGCTGCGAAGATAGCCACTTCTTCCGGCGTAAACATGGTTTTGACCAACGGAGATAATCCTGAGATTATCATGGACATAATAAATGGCAAGGACATCGGTTCTTTATTTCTTTCCAAATCGGCAAAATAA
- the pyk gene encoding pyruvate kinase → MRKTKIICTLGPAVDDENVLRMLMLKGMNVARINFSHGTHEEHKKRIDTFKKVRDSLGLPIPLLLDTKGPEIRTGIFEKGEVQLKPGETFILCHDDILGDESRVSVSYKDLYKDVTKGSRILIDDGLVELRVEEIRDKDIYCTVINGGVVGNRKGINVPGVEVRLPSITEKDIEDIKFGIENEFDFIGASFIRKADDVVDIKKLLEKNGGADIKVIAKIENRTGLENIDEIIKVADGIMVARGDLGVEIPVEEVPIAQKMLIEKCYANGKPVITATQMLDSMIRNPRPTRAEASDVANAIYDGTSAIMLSGETAAGRYPVESLEMMSRIAEKAESSIDYWRRFSDFRGDIVTSVTNAIGHATCTTAQDLKAAAIITVTKSGHTARMISRFRPDCPIIATTVSPRVQRQLSLSWGVLPYLVDYASSTDEMFDSGIEKALESGLVRNGDLVVITAGIPIGVSGTTNIMKVHIVGKVLVQGTGIGSGSVTGELCVARTFEEANEKFVDGEILVLPFTNNDIIPIARRASALIVEEGGTNSHAATLGLALDIPVIVGADNATQILKSGSVVTVDADRGIVCYGADAEN, encoded by the coding sequence ATGAGAAAAACAAAAATAATCTGTACATTAGGACCTGCGGTAGATGATGAAAATGTACTTAGAATGCTCATGCTGAAGGGAATGAACGTCGCCCGTATAAATTTTTCCCATGGCACCCATGAAGAACATAAGAAAAGAATAGACACTTTTAAGAAGGTAAGGGACAGCCTTGGTCTGCCGATTCCCCTTCTCCTTGATACCAAGGGACCTGAAATCCGCACTGGCATCTTTGAAAAAGGAGAAGTGCAGCTAAAGCCGGGAGAAACCTTCATACTCTGTCATGATGACATTTTGGGAGATGAAAGCAGAGTTTCGGTTTCATATAAGGATCTCTACAAAGATGTCACCAAAGGAAGCCGCATACTGATCGATGATGGTCTGGTGGAGCTCAGAGTTGAGGAGATAAGAGACAAGGATATCTATTGTACCGTAATAAACGGTGGTGTTGTAGGAAACAGGAAGGGAATCAATGTTCCGGGCGTGGAAGTACGTCTTCCGTCGATAACGGAAAAGGATATCGAAGACATAAAGTTTGGAATCGAAAATGAATTTGATTTCATAGGAGCTTCTTTCATAAGAAAAGCCGACGACGTCGTGGATATCAAAAAGCTTCTGGAGAAAAACGGCGGCGCCGATATAAAGGTTATCGCCAAAATCGAAAACCGTACAGGACTAGAGAATATTGATGAAATAATCAAGGTAGCCGATGGCATTATGGTGGCGAGGGGAGACCTGGGAGTAGAAATTCCGGTGGAAGAAGTGCCCATCGCTCAGAAAATGCTCATAGAAAAGTGCTATGCCAATGGCAAACCGGTCATTACTGCAACCCAGATGCTTGACTCAATGATAAGAAATCCCAGGCCGACAAGAGCTGAGGCCAGTGACGTAGCCAATGCCATTTATGACGGTACCAGCGCTATAATGCTGTCCGGCGAAACCGCAGCAGGAAGGTATCCTGTAGAAAGCCTTGAAATGATGTCAAGAATAGCAGAAAAGGCAGAAAGCTCCATTGATTATTGGAGGCGTTTCTCCGACTTCAGAGGAGATATAGTTACAAGCGTAACCAACGCCATAGGCCATGCAACCTGCACTACGGCTCAGGACCTCAAGGCAGCGGCAATTATAACGGTTACAAAGTCAGGACATACCGCCAGGATGATTTCCCGGTTCAGACCTGACTGCCCGATTATTGCAACAACCGTTTCCCCGAGAGTACAACGCCAGTTATCACTGTCCTGGGGGGTTTTGCCATACCTGGTTGATTATGCGTCTTCTACAGATGAAATGTTTGACTCCGGAATTGAAAAGGCGCTGGAGTCGGGGCTTGTCCGCAATGGAGACCTGGTGGTAATCACCGCTGGTATTCCAATAGGGGTGAGCGGAACTACAAACATCATGAAGGTGCATATAGTAGGTAAGGTTTTAGTGCAGGGTACGGGTATAGGTTCAGGATCAGTTACGGGGGAGCTGTGTGTTGCCAGGACCTTTGAGGAGGCAAACGAGAAGTTTGTCGATGGAGAGATACTGGTGCTGCCCTTTACAAACAATGATATAATTCCTATCGCCAGAAGGGCTTCCGCCCTTATTGTGGAGGAAGGCGGAACAAACTCCCATGCTGCTACATTGGGGTTGGCTTTAGATATTCCGGTGATTGTGGGGGCCGATAATGCCACCCAGATATTAAAGAGCGGTTCGGTGGTAACCGTGGATGCCGACAGGGGCATTGTATGTTACGGTGCAGACGCTGAGAACTAA
- a CDS encoding PFL family protein: protein MINAMEIIETIKMIQEENLDIRTITMGISLRDCIHPDGKIACEKIYDKITRRAANLVKVGDDIEREFGIPIINKRISVTPISIIAESSDEENYVKFAQVLDRAADTVGVNFIGGFSALVHKGYTPGDRKLISSIPEALSSTKKVCASVNLATTKTGINMDAVREMGQIIKRSAELTASEGGMACAKLVVFANAPEDNPFMAGAFHGVGEPECVINVGVSGPGVVKCALEKVRGADFGTVAETIKKTAFKITRMGQLVAQEASRRLNVPFGIVDLSLAPTPAVGDSVAHILEEMGLEKCGAPGTTAALALLNDAVKKGGIMASSYVGGLSGAFIPVSEDAGMIDAVVKGALSIEKLEAMTCVCSVGLDMIVVPGSTSAETISAIIADEAAIGVVNNKTTAVRIIPAPGKEVGDIVEFGGLLGSGPVMEVNRFRSDEFIKRGGRIPAPIHSLRN from the coding sequence ATGATAAATGCAATGGAAATAATTGAAACAATCAAAATGATACAGGAAGAAAATCTTGATATCAGAACCATTACCATGGGTATTTCCTTGAGGGATTGCATCCATCCCGACGGAAAAATCGCATGCGAAAAGATTTATGACAAAATCACGCGGCGTGCCGCCAATCTTGTCAAAGTCGGAGATGATATAGAAAGGGAATTCGGTATACCTATAATCAACAAAAGGATATCCGTTACCCCCATTTCCATAATAGCTGAAAGCAGTGATGAGGAGAATTATGTCAAGTTTGCACAGGTTCTGGACAGAGCGGCTGACACTGTCGGAGTGAACTTTATCGGCGGGTTCTCGGCGCTGGTTCATAAAGGCTACACGCCTGGCGATCGAAAGCTTATAAGCTCCATCCCCGAAGCGTTAAGCTCCACAAAAAAGGTATGCGCTTCCGTGAACCTGGCAACGACAAAGACCGGTATCAACATGGATGCGGTAAGGGAAATGGGACAAATCATAAAGAGATCAGCCGAGCTTACCGCCAGCGAAGGCGGAATGGCATGTGCAAAGCTTGTGGTGTTTGCCAATGCACCGGAAGATAATCCTTTTATGGCGGGAGCCTTTCATGGCGTCGGAGAGCCGGAATGTGTGATAAATGTCGGTGTAAGCGGGCCGGGAGTAGTAAAATGTGCCCTGGAGAAAGTAAGAGGCGCAGACTTCGGAACGGTAGCGGAAACCATCAAGAAAACCGCGTTCAAAATAACCAGAATGGGACAATTGGTGGCACAGGAGGCATCCAGAAGGCTTAACGTGCCTTTTGGAATAGTGGACCTGTCCCTTGCCCCGACTCCGGCTGTAGGGGACAGCGTTGCCCATATCCTCGAGGAAATGGGTCTTGAGAAATGCGGTGCCCCGGGCACTACAGCCGCACTGGCTCTTCTGAATGATGCTGTCAAAAAGGGCGGAATAATGGCATCCTCCTATGTAGGCGGTCTGAGCGGTGCCTTTATCCCGGTAAGTGAAGACGCCGGCATGATTGACGCGGTAGTCAAGGGAGCATTGTCCATTGAAAAGCTGGAAGCCATGACCTGTGTATGTTCGGTGGGCCTTGACATGATAGTGGTTCCCGGAAGCACCAGCGCTGAAACAATTTCAGCGATAATAGCCGATGAGGCGGCTATCGGAGTGGTCAACAACAAGACGACAGCGGTAAGGATCATACCGGCTCCGGGTAAAGAGGTAGGAGACATTGTTGAGTTTGGAGGATTGCTCGGCTCAGGTCCGGTCATGGAAGTCAACCGCTTCCGCAGCGATGAATTTATAAAGCGCGGCGGAAGGATTCCCGCGCCCATACACAGTTTGAGAAACTGA
- a CDS encoding ACT domain-containing protein, with amino-acid sequence MKAVITVIGQDKVGIIAAISKILADSNINILDITQTIMQEIFTMIMIVDVSGSNIEFSELSEKLDQKGKELNLTIRIQRTDIFNSMHRI; translated from the coding sequence ATGAAAGCAGTTATAACGGTGATAGGCCAGGACAAGGTTGGAATAATAGCGGCAATAAGCAAAATACTGGCCGATAGCAACATAAACATACTGGATATAACCCAGACCATAATGCAGGAAATATTTACAATGATAATGATAGTGGATGTTTCCGGGTCAAATATAGAATTTTCAGAGCTGTCTGAAAAGCTGGACCAAAAGGGAAAGGAGCTAAACCTGACCATCCGGATCCAGCGTACGGATATTTTCAACTCAATGCACAGGATATGA
- a CDS encoding RNA polymerase sigma factor, which yields MHLKFIDLYDRYFDDIYRYTYFKTGNKWETDDLVSEIFTKAYENFSSAKGSYKAWLFTIARNAITDHYRKKKEVVLGDDMDLYTYPHTFEEDLEKDEELKCLKSSLKMLSGDELEIISLRYFSDMKYGDIGKVLGKSEDAVKMKAFRTIKKLKTLVNNLVVSKVL from the coding sequence GTGCACCTGAAATTTATTGACCTTTACGACCGATATTTCGACGACATATACCGCTATACATATTTTAAAACCGGAAACAAGTGGGAGACCGATGACCTGGTAAGTGAAATATTCACAAAAGCCTACGAAAATTTCAGTTCCGCCAAAGGAAGCTACAAAGCATGGCTTTTCACCATAGCAAGAAACGCGATTACCGATCATTACCGGAAGAAAAAAGAAGTAGTCTTGGGAGACGATATGGATTTATATACATATCCTCATACCTTTGAAGAGGATTTGGAAAAGGATGAGGAATTAAAATGCCTTAAAAGCTCCCTCAAAATGCTTTCCGGAGACGAGCTGGAGATAATCAGCCTGAGGTATTTTTCAGACATGAAGTATGGCGATATAGGAAAAGTCTTGGGAAAGTCGGAAGACGCGGTGAAAATGAAAGCATTCAGAACCATAAAAAAATTAAAAACCTTGGTAAATAACTTGGTAGTGTCAAAAGTTCTATGA
- a CDS encoding DDE-type integrase/transposase/recombinase, with protein sequence MCALFSKGSVRKYYDEPVRKPYRKLVVDTMPIIETLEKLDYKQLISNHLKETGKLITPITRRKASTVPDTMACPRCGAPHEYLYDNTGGKGQYLCKVCKCTFNKKNRYLKNLIFLCPHCGRTLELKKERKDFNVHKCTNSKCPYYLDRLNSMSEEDKQRYKSSPHDFKLHYIYREFDIDFEPLVRKPSQPPSVDISRLYVSPHVLGLILTYHVNFGLSTRMTAALMREVHGVSVSHQSVSNYADAVATNIKPFIDNYKYDLSDSICGDETYIKVLGKWHYVFFIFDAVKKIILSYPVSANRDVKAAIYALDEALSKFDKLPEDLTLIFDGNPIYMLAQHYFAQYGIHFDIKQVIGLTNDDPISEEYRPLKQIIERLNRTFKGNYRPTNGFNNYAGSVSFLTLFVAYFNFLRPHSSLEGRVPVVLEELKDRPNMPARWVTLIKMSQEYIKAQQSA encoded by the coding sequence ATGTGTGCACTCTTTAGTAAAGGATCCGTCCGCAAGTACTACGATGAGCCTGTTAGGAAGCCTTACCGCAAGCTTGTGGTGGATACCATGCCGATTATTGAGACACTTGAGAAGCTTGATTATAAGCAGCTTATTTCAAATCATCTCAAGGAAACCGGTAAGCTTATAACCCCTATTACAAGGAGAAAAGCTTCTACAGTCCCTGATACTATGGCCTGCCCAAGATGTGGAGCTCCTCATGAATACCTTTACGACAATACCGGTGGTAAAGGCCAGTACTTATGCAAAGTCTGCAAGTGCACTTTCAACAAGAAAAACCGTTACCTAAAAAATCTCATCTTCCTCTGCCCCCACTGTGGAAGGACACTGGAACTTAAGAAAGAGCGTAAGGACTTCAACGTACATAAGTGCACCAACTCCAAGTGCCCCTATTACCTTGACAGGCTCAATTCCATGTCCGAGGAAGACAAGCAGCGCTACAAGTCTTCTCCACATGATTTCAAGCTCCATTACATCTACAGGGAGTTTGATATTGACTTTGAGCCTTTGGTAAGAAAGCCTTCCCAGCCTCCGAGTGTAGATATATCAAGGCTTTATGTCTCTCCTCACGTCCTGGGGCTGATACTTACATACCATGTCAATTTTGGCCTTTCTACCCGGATGACAGCTGCCCTTATGCGTGAAGTACATGGTGTAAGTGTTTCTCATCAGTCGGTATCAAATTATGCCGATGCTGTTGCCACAAACATTAAACCCTTCATTGACAACTACAAGTATGATCTCTCAGATTCCATCTGCGGGGATGAGACGTACATAAAGGTTCTGGGCAAATGGCATTACGTATTCTTTATATTCGACGCAGTAAAGAAGATTATCCTCTCATACCCCGTCTCTGCCAACCGTGATGTTAAAGCTGCAATTTATGCTCTTGACGAAGCATTGTCCAAGTTCGATAAGCTTCCTGAGGATCTTACCCTGATCTTTGACGGGAACCCTATTTACATGCTTGCTCAACACTATTTCGCCCAGTACGGCATCCACTTTGACATAAAGCAGGTAATCGGTCTTACCAACGACGACCCTATCTCCGAAGAATACAGGCCTTTAAAGCAGATCATCGAAAGGTTAAACCGCACCTTCAAGGGAAACTACAGACCCACCAACGGTTTTAACAACTATGCAGGTTCAGTATCCTTCCTTACACTGTTTGTAGCCTACTTCAACTTCCTAAGGCCTCATTCCTCTCTGGAAGGCAGGGTGCCGGTGGTCTTAGAAGAGCTCAAAGACCGGCCTAATATGCCTGCCAGGTGGGTTACACTCATTAAAATGTCCCAAGAATACATCAAAGCCCAACAATCTGCTTAA
- a CDS encoding PD40 domain-containing protein: MKRMEDMDLDRAFEKIKNTLPVNHDLKRELRKNFIKKRKPSLWKKLAATAAAVAVISSAVFWTNYDPVERVSAAELNIQNHISFVDIGSSQPLHVSEHNGKLYMPVFGEGIFIYDGKGFTKINDEDTYYLRVSPDGKQLVFSSDGVLKTLDMASGKVNEILKGDGAEIYYEEPSWVDDHTILYVKKEIQFNDTHGFTVKESGIYSLDLITMNSVKLTDGEHPSHVNGMNSVVFSRDGKVMFLNLKSKSEEIVDDGRFPSVSPDGKYIAYVKTETSSKEVAKNARIDEAIEDIWIADTTDFSVKKKLTANYPHYFISADEWAGSLEPSDVPQVLEIPGTYSYYEPTWSSDSKSIYAVKSSSAQESGEAGNRVMRIDLAPETVSPANTVRRYLQALIARDDDYAKSLMKEPPEILTISNPHPVGYRITDEGTENGNSYVDAEVYWSYTANPYYQVIKSRYYLTAGASGYIIDSIKEDSTIEVYEREGSVYIAQRDDKEEIFKESDIPAEYLEGDSLRLASLAYNPDSDSIVFALQLMDSVKGDAIIRIMSYSRKAKSFQLINDVKANDGVDDIGATGLTMDSDGNYAALDVYTQSGETFGRNAYAFDLKSGESKDLSALFTSESAENISTNFWDEGRLVISATIDQQTVKCVYDPETGEMSSF, from the coding sequence ATGAAAAGGATGGAAGACATGGACCTTGACAGGGCCTTTGAAAAGATCAAAAATACACTGCCGGTTAACCATGATCTTAAAAGGGAGTTGAGGAAAAATTTTATAAAAAAGCGCAAGCCGAGTTTGTGGAAAAAGTTGGCAGCTACAGCTGCTGCAGTGGCCGTAATCAGCTCTGCTGTTTTCTGGACAAACTATGATCCGGTGGAAAGGGTGAGCGCCGCCGAACTAAATATTCAAAATCATATATCTTTTGTTGACATAGGCAGCAGCCAGCCTTTACATGTCAGTGAGCATAACGGCAAATTATACATGCCGGTCTTTGGCGAGGGGATTTTCATCTATGATGGCAAAGGGTTTACAAAAATAAACGATGAGGACACATATTATTTAAGAGTATCCCCCGACGGCAAGCAACTGGTATTTTCCTCCGACGGAGTTTTGAAAACACTGGATATGGCATCGGGGAAAGTAAATGAAATACTGAAGGGAGACGGAGCGGAAATCTATTATGAAGAACCCTCATGGGTAGACGACCACACAATATTATATGTAAAAAAAGAGATCCAGTTCAACGATACCCACGGTTTCACAGTGAAAGAATCCGGAATCTACAGCCTTGATTTAATTACCATGAATTCAGTCAAGTTGACCGACGGTGAACATCCATCCCACGTAAATGGCATGAATTCAGTAGTTTTTTCTCGGGATGGCAAAGTAATGTTTTTAAATTTGAAATCCAAATCCGAAGAAATTGTTGATGACGGAAGATTTCCGTCGGTATCTCCGGACGGCAAATATATCGCTTATGTAAAAACAGAGACCTCATCCAAGGAAGTGGCGAAAAACGCCCGTATTGACGAAGCCATAGAGGACATTTGGATAGCTGATACGACGGACTTTTCCGTTAAAAAGAAATTAACTGCCAACTATCCCCATTATTTTATAAGTGCCGATGAGTGGGCAGGCAGCCTGGAACCGTCAGACGTCCCTCAGGTTCTGGAAATACCGGGCACCTACAGCTACTATGAACCCACATGGAGCAGCGATTCCAAAAGCATATACGCTGTCAAAAGCTCCAGCGCACAAGAGTCAGGTGAAGCAGGCAACAGGGTCATGCGCATAGACCTTGCTCCTGAAACAGTATCCCCAGCTAATACGGTCAGGAGATATTTGCAGGCTTTGATCGCAAGGGATGATGATTATGCCAAAAGCCTTATGAAGGAGCCCCCGGAGATACTGACCATATCAAATCCCCACCCGGTGGGATACAGAATTACCGATGAGGGTACAGAAAACGGCAATAGCTATGTGGATGCCGAAGTCTACTGGAGCTATACTGCCAATCCCTATTACCAGGTGATTAAGTCCAGGTATTATCTTACGGCAGGTGCCAGTGGGTACATCATAGACAGCATAAAGGAAGACAGCACCATCGAAGTGTATGAAAGGGAAGGCTCCGTATATATAGCCCAGAGGGATGACAAAGAGGAAATCTTCAAAGAATCCGATATTCCAGCCGAATACCTGGAAGGCGACAGCTTGAGGTTGGCTTCCCTGGCTTATAACCCTGACAGCGATAGCATAGTTTTCGCCTTGCAGTTGATGGATTCCGTCAAAGGCGATGCCATCATTAGAATAATGAGCTACAGCAGAAAAGCCAAAAGCTTCCAGCTTATAAACGATGTAAAGGCAAATGACGGTGTGGATGATATAGGCGCTACCGGCCTCACCATGGATTCCGACGGGAATTACGCCGCTCTGGATGTCTACACCCAGTCCGGTGAAACCTTCGGCAGAAACGCATATGCTTTCGATCTGAAAAGTGGTGAGAGCAAAGATCTGTCCGCCCTGTTTACTTCTGAAAGCGCTGAAAACATCAGCACCAACTTCTGGGATGAGGGAAGGCTTGTGATTTCAGCAACCATAGACCAACAGACCGTCAAATGTGTGTATGACCCGGAAACCGGAGAAATGAGCAGCTTTTAA